One Camelina sativa cultivar DH55 chromosome 3, Cs, whole genome shotgun sequence genomic window carries:
- the LOC104777614 gene encoding LOW QUALITY PROTEIN: uncharacterized protein LOC104777614 (The sequence of the model RefSeq protein was modified relative to this genomic sequence to represent the inferred CDS: deleted 1 base in 1 codon), whose protein sequence is MTHKSTIVTYSFFLFLSKIVSSFHIVRMSKTNMKVCNNYFLVDPTKASFLDLLLLLFSSNLTSARFIDSPPDTLKSFRRSFTSRWIIVLAILLQKILMFIRKPVAILGGFLTYSLNLLTANGGFFKMILNLLTGKLVKPDKSSAAYTSFIGCSDRRVELDEKINVGTVEYKAMLSMMASKIAYESKPFITSVVKNTWKLDLVGNYDFYNAFQESKLTQAFVFKTSSTNPNLIVISFRGTEPFEMADWCTDLDVSWYEMKNVGKVHAGFSRALGLQKNGWPKENLSLLHQYAYYTIRQMLRDKLAKDKNLKFILTGHSLGGALAALFPAILAIHGEDELLDKLEGVYTFGQPRVGDEDFGEFMKDVVKKHGIEYERFVYNNDVVPRVPFDDKILFSYKHYGPCNWFNSLYKGKVREDAPNANYFNLLWLIPKLLIGLWEFIRSFILQFWKGKEYKENWMMRLVRILGIVIPGGSNHFPFDYVNSTRLGGLVRPPPSTTTPEDKLALIA, encoded by the exons ATGACTCACAAATCAACCATAGTCActtattctttcttcttatttttgagCAAA ATTGTTTCTTCCTTTCATATTGTGAGAATGTCGAAAACCAATATGAAAGTATGCAATAATTATTTTCTGGTCGATCCGACCAAAGCAAGTTTTcttgatctccttcttcttttgttttcctccAACCTAACCAGCGCAAGATTCATCGATTCTCCTCCGGATACGCTCAAAAGTTTCCGGAGAAGTTTCACGAGTCGATGGATCATTGTGTTGGCCATTTTGCTTCAGAAGATTTTAATGTTCATAAGAAAACCCGTGGCGATCCTAGGTGGTTTTCTAACGTATTCGCTCAATCTTCTTACGGCAAATGGTGGCTTCTTCAAGATGATACTAAACCTTTTGACAG GAAAGCTGGTGAAGCCTGATAAATCATCCGCGGCATATACGTCGTTTATAGGATGCTCAGATCGAAGAGTTGAACTTGACGAGAAGATAAATGTTGGTACCGTCGAATACAAGGCGATGCTATCAATGATGGCTTCTAAGATCGCTTATGAGAGCAAACCTTTCATCACTTCCGTCGTCAAGAACACTTGGAAG TTGGACTTGGTGGGTAACTACGACTTTTACAACG CTTTCCAAGAAAGTAAATTGACGCAAGCCTTCGTGTTTAAGACGTCGAGCACCAACCCAAACCTCATCGTCATCAGCTTCAGAGGAACTGAACCTTTCGAGATGGCTGATTGGTGCACTGATCTCGACGTCTCTTG gTACGAGATGAAGAACGTTGGCAAAGTCCACGCAGGGTTCTCGAGAGCTTTAGGCCTCCAAAAAAATGGATGGCCTAAGGAAAACCTAAGTCTCCTACACCAATATGCTTACTACACCATCAGACAGATGCTTAGGGACAAGCTTGCCAAAGACAAGAACCTTAAGTTTATTCTAACAGGTCACAGCCTCGGGGGGGCCCTAGCTGCTCTTTTCCCGGCGATTCTAGCGATTCACGGTGAGGATGAGCTGCTAGATAAGCTAGAGGGAGTCTACACGTTTGGACAGCCACGTGTAGGAGATGAAGACTTTGGGGAGTTTATGAAGGATGTCGTGAAAAAGCATGGGATAGAGTATGAGCGATTTGTCTATAACAATGATGTTGTACCTAGAGTGCCTTTTGATGACAAGATTTTGTTCTCATACAAGCACTATGGACCTTGCAATTGGTTCAACAGTCTTTACAAAGGAAAG GTAAGAGAAGATGCACCGAATGCGAACTACTTCAACTTGTTGTGGTTAATACCGAAGCTATTGATTGGTTTGTGGGAGTTTATAAGGAGTTTCATATTACAGTTTTGGAAAGGTAAAGAGTACAAAGAGAATTGGATGATGAGATTGGTTAGGATTTTGGGAATAGTAATCCCTGGTGGCTCTAACCATTTCCCATTTGACTATGTCAACTCCACACGTTTAGGAGGCTTGGTTCGACCTCCTCCTTCTACTACTACTCCTGAGGATAAACTTGCCCTCATTGCTTGA
- the LOC104777617 gene encoding trimethylguanosine synthase yields the protein MGKVRGEVEEEEGEAIVALGSLFNLTQIHLWDDGSTDTHLVPLFHEHSGISPNKSVDGIANIRSEEMGLMKEMNAMGLPVTFRTNKEWKNRTRGYQKKGLKVQINDEANVLFIEEDNKDVASTLYLVSDLKTSDYAIGDNEEVHKPCVEDDCVQSTTLKKENHDVVLGSCLLGNGDGESQGDKHESNEWKVYWDSYYGRSYFYNVKTQESTWEPPLGMEHLAYSNESHNLTELAVETTEKQHDALFGTGPADDVNAEKPDDLGGVCQIQRETEAIAEVNSLTDTYQETSVGNQSFDITTLDEEGNGASVVVNSVSKAKKESRRARAKKKLLNSYTGTGMKGVLEEYSAILGKYWCQRYLLFSRFDEGIKMDEEGWFSVTPELIAKHHAARCNEGIVIDCFTGVGGNAIQLASRSHYVIAVDLDPKKLDLAQHNAAIYGVADKIDFVKGDFFDLAHNLKAGTVFLSPPWGGPDYLKASTYDMKTMLRPRDGDALFKAAMNIASTVIMFLPRNVDINQLAELALSTSPPWSLEVEKNYLNGKLKAITAYYVRQK from the exons ATGGGAAAGGTCAGAGgcgaagtagaagaagaagaaggtgaagcaATTGTAGCTCTAGGCTCTCTCTTCAATCTTACTCAAATCCATCTATG GGACGATGGGTCTACAGATACTCATTTGGTTCCTCTCTTCCATGAACACAGTGGC ATATCCCCAAACAAGAGTGTTGATGGAATTGCGA atATTAGGTCTGAGGAGATGGGATTGATGAAAGAGATGAATGCTATGGGTCTTCCGGTTACCTTTCGAACAAATAAGGAG tggaaaaacagaacaagaggCTACCAAAAGAAAGGACTCAAGGTTCAAATAAACGACGAGGCTAATGTTCTTTTCATAGAAGAAGACAACAAGGATGTAGCATCCACTTTATATTTGGTTTCTGATTTGAAGACTTCTGATTATGCTATTGGTGATAATGAGGAAGTTCACAAACCGTGTGTAGAAGATGATTGTGTTCAAAGTACCAccctgaaaaaagaaaatcatgatGTTGTTTTAGGAAGCTGTCTCTTGGGAAATGGAGATGGAGAGTCTCAGGGTGATAAACATGAATCTAATGAATGGAAAGTCTACTGGGATTCTTATTATGGAAGGAGTTATTTTTACAATGTTAAGACACAAGAGTCCACATGGGAGCCGCCACTTGGGATGGAGCATCTAGCTTATAGCAACGAAAGCCACAACTTGACTGAATTGGCTGTAGAG ACAACAGAGAAGCAACATGATGCCCTGTTTGGAACTGGACCTGCTGATGATGTTAATGCTGAAAAACCTGATGATCTTGGTGGAGTTTGTCAGATTCAACGTGAAACAGAAGCTATAGCGGAAGTTAACAg TTTGACTGATACATACCAAGAAACTTCCGTTGGAAATCAATCTTTTGATATTACTACTCTTGATGAAGAGGGAAACGGTGCATCTGTTGTTGTCAATTCCGTTAGCAAGGCTAAGAAGGAGTCCAGAAGAGCTCGAGCCAAAAAGAAATTACTCAATTCGTACACAG GGACTGGAATGAAAGGTGTTCTTGAAGAATACTCTGCAATCCTTGGCAAGTATTGGTGCCAAAGATACCTCCTCTTCTCCAGATTTGATGAAGGCATCAAAATGGACGAGGAAGGATGGTTTTCTGTCACTCCTGAACTTATAGCTAAGCATCATGCCGCACGTTGTAATGAAGGCATAGTCATTGACTGTTTTACAGGAGTTGGTGGAAATGCCATTCAGTTGGCATCAAG GAGTCACTATGTAATTGCAGTTGATTTGGATCCAAAGAAACTTGATTTAGCACAGCATAATGCTGCCATATATGGTGTTGCTGATAAAATCGACTTTGTGAAGGGAGACTTCTTTGACTTGGCACATAACTTGAAG GCAGGCACTGTATTCCTATCGCCTCCCTGGGGAGGCCCTGATTATCTTAAAGCAAGTACGTATGACATGAAGACAATGTTGAGACCTCGTGATGG AGACGCTTTATTTAAGGCGGCCATGAACATTGCGTCAACAGTCATTATGTTTCTTCCAAGAAATGTTGATATTAACCAATTGGCAGAACTAGCCTTATCAACATCTCCTCCATGGTCACTGGAG GTAGAAAAGAACTACTTAAATGGGAAGCTGAAGGCGATAACAGCATATTACGTCAGACAAAAATAG
- the LOC104777619 gene encoding LOW QUALITY PROTEIN: THO complex subunit 5A (The sequence of the model RefSeq protein was modified relative to this genomic sequence to represent the inferred CDS: inserted 1 base in 1 codon; substituted 1 base at 1 genomic stop codon), which translates to MANNMVATANKSPVELLQETKAYIEAIFERMLSIKQKGKPKSENRELLTQMFLNFINLRKANRAILVEEEKVKTETELAKSPVDFTIHNLMYEKSHYLKANKASRDFKSRYPNIDXISELEFFSEAPEAIKSQTLSNDTSHDLMLKRLNFELHQRKELCKLRERLEQHKKSLVESNEERNKFLSSLPVHLKSLKKASLPVQSQLSLPDPKKLKYHNLAELLPLPLYVIYSXFMARKEAFEENIDLEVSGSLKDAQTYAREQAEQNSESLRLEDDGEDDDGKRQRKRPKKEGSDEGGLYESHPLKVVLHVYDVEIPDPKSDRPVVLKFEYLLKLNVVCVGIEESQDELEKSILCNLFPEDAGLEPPHQSAKLILGDDHLFDMSRTSRPYKWAHHLAGIEILPEMSPFFTDKDTQTSGTAIDYASASDHRNVQTVLERIRSQKKAKLTLV; encoded by the exons ATGGCGAACAACATGGTGGCTACGGCGAATAAATCACCGGTAGAGCTACTTCAAGAGACCAAAGCCTACATCGAGGCCATCTTCGAGAGGATGCTCTCAATCaagcaaaaaggaaaacccAAATCCGAGAATCGAGAACTCCTCACTCAGATGTTTCTCAACTTCATCAATCTGCGAAAAGCGAATCGCGCGATTCTTGTAGAGGAAGAGAAAGTTAAAACTGAGACTGAGTTAGCAAAATCTCCGGTGGATTTCACGATTCACAATCTCATGTATGAGAAGAGTCATTACCTCAAAGCTAATAAAGCTAGCAGAGATTTCAAATCTAGGTATCCCAACATCG TCATATCTGAACTAGAGTTCTTCAGTGAAGCTCCTGAAGCAATCAAGTCTCAAACTCTTTCAAATGATACTTCTCATGATTTGATGCTTAAAAGACTCAATTTTGAGCTTCATCAG AGGAAAGAACTATGCAAGCTTAGAGAGAGGTTGGAACAACATAAGAAGAGTTTGGTGGAAAGTAATGAAGAGCGTAACAAGTTTCTGTCAAGTCTTCCAGTGCATCTCAAATCTTTAAAGAAAGCATCTTTGCCAGTACAGAGCCAGTTGAGTTTGCCGGATCCGAAGAAGCTGAAGTATCATAATTTAGCTGAGCTTCTTCCTCTGCCGCTTTATGTTATATATTCGTAGTTCATGGCACGAAAGGAAGCTTTTGAAGAGAATATAGATCTCGAGGTATCTGGGAGCCTTAAGGATGCTCAAACTTATGCCCGGGAGCAGGCAGAACAGAACTCAG AGAGTCTAAGATTGGAGgatgatggtgaagatgatgatggaaaAAGGCAAAGGAAACGACCCAAGAAAGAGGGTTCTGATGAGGGAGGACTATATGAGAGTCATCCTCTTAAAGTTGTCCTTCACGTATATGATGTTGAGATTCCAGATCCGAAATCCGATAGACCTGTCGTGCTAAAGTTTGAGTACTTGTTGAAGTTGAACGTTGTATGTGTTGGCATTGAAGAGTCTCAGGATGAACTTGAGAAAAGTATACTATGTAACttatttccagaagatgctggtCTTGAGCCTCCTCATCAG tCAGCAAAGCTCATTCTTGGCGATGATCATTTATTTGATATGAGCAGAACTTCGAGACCATATAAGTGGGCACACCATTTGGCGGGGATTGAGATTTTACCTGAGATGTCACCATTTTTTACTGACAAGGATACTCAGACTAGTGGTACAGCTATAGACTATGCTTCTGCGTCTGATCACCGCAATGTGCAAACCGTTCTGGAAAGAATACGGTCCCAGAAAAAGGCTAAGCTAACTCTTGTCTGA
- the LOC104777615 gene encoding uncharacterized protein LOC104777615 isoform X1 → MPSESSYKVNRPAKPGGSRRDSSPDSIIFTPEYSLSLFSSASVSVDRCSSTSDVHDRDSLVSGPSLERDQRVSSSCKDLDLDKRGTGWKNSRNSRKSNKVKAAWKEEFEVKKDDESQNLDSARSSFSVALRECQERRSRSEALAKKLDYQRTASLDLSNVISSSPRVVNVKRTSVSTNKSSVFPSPGTPTYLHSIQKGWSSERVPLRSNGGRSPPNAGFLPLYSGRTVPSKWEDAERWIVSPLTKDGAARTSFGASHERRPKAKSGPLGPPGFAYYSLYSPAVPMVHGGNMGCLTASSPFSAGVLPETVSSRGSTASAFPQRIDPCMARSISIHGCTEGLAPSSQDDIHESIKDAATDAQAVSRRDMATQMSPEGSIRLSPERQCSFSPSSPSARPVSELLNGHSNQAEVKDLQVDEKVTVTRWSKTHRGLYHGNSSKMRDHLNGKARDPQGLTCVKTAEASIISWENLQKAKAEAAIRKLEMNLEKKRSSSMEKIMRKVKSAEKKAEEMRRSVLDNKATTTSHGKASSFKRSGKKKMASLSGCFTCHAF, encoded by the exons ATGCCGTCGGAGTCATCATACAAAGTCAACCGTCCGGCGAAACCCGGAGGATCTCGACGAGACTCAAGCCCCGACTCTATAATCTTCACACCGGAATATAGTCTCAGTCTCTTCTCCTCCGCTTCCGTTAGCGTCGATCGTTGCTCTTCCACCTCCGACGTTCACGACCGTGACTCTCTCGTCTCCGGTCCTTCTCTG GAGCGAGATCAGAGGGTAAGTTCGAGCTGTAAAGATCTAGATCTAGACAAGCGTGGAACAGGGTGGAAGAATAGTCGTAACTCTAGAAAATCAAATAAAGTGAAAG cagCTTGGAAAGAGGAGTTTGAGGttaaaaaagatgatgaaagcCAGAATCTTGATTCAGCTAGGAGTTCTTTCTCTGTAGCTCTTAGAG AATGtcaggaacgaagatccagaTCTGAAGCGCTGGCGAAAAAGCTAGATTACCAAAGGACTGCTTCATTGGATCTTAGTAATGTAATCTCTTCGTCTCCAAGAGTGGTAAATGTTAAGAGAACTTCAGTTTCAACTAATAAATCCAGTGTGTTTCCTAGCCCTGGAACTCCTACTTATCTGCATAGTATACAAAAGGGTTGGAGCTCAGAGCGGGTACCTTTACGCTCAAACGGGGGAAGAAGTCCGCCCAATGCTGGTTTTTTGCCTTTATATAGTGGTAGAACAGTTCCTTCTAAATGGGAAGATGCAGAGAGATGGATAGTTAGTCCTCTTACTAAGGACGGAGCTGCCCGAACTTCATTTGGAGCATCACATGAAAGGCGACCTAAAGCCAAAAGTGGTCCATTAGGACCTCCGGGATTTGCATATTATTCATTGTATTCTCCTGCGGTTCCTATGGTTCATGGTGGGAACATGGGCTGCTTAACGGCAAGCTCTCCATTTTCAGCTGGTGTGTTGCCAGAAACTGTCTCTTCTAGGGGTTCTACTGCATCAGCCTTTCCTCAACGAATCGATCCTTGCATGGCTAGATCGATTAGCATTCATGGCTGCACTGAAGGACTTGCACCATCATCCCAAG ATGACATCCATGAAAGTATAAAGGATGCAGCTACTGATGCTCAAGCTGTCTCGAGAAGGGATATGGCGACCCAGATGAGTCCTGAGGGAAGCATCCGCTTATCACCTGAGAGACAGTGTTCATTCTCTCCCTCCTCTCCATCAGCACGACCTGTTTCGGAACTACTGAATGGTCATTCCAACCAAGCAGAAGTCAAGGACTTACAGGTTGATGAGAAGGTAACCGTAACTCGCTGGTCAAAGACGCACAGAGGTCTATACCATGGAAATAGCTCAAAAATGCGAGACCACTTAAATGGCAAAGCTAGGGATCCTCAAGGTCTGACATG TGTGAAGACCGCGGAAGCCAGCATCATATCTTGGGAAAATTTGCAGAAAGCTAAAGCCGAGGCCGCAATAAGAAAGCTAGAG atgaatttggaaaagaaaagatcGTCGTCAATGGAAAAAATAATGAGAAAAGTGAAATCAGCAGAGAAGAAAGCAGAGGAGATGAGGAGGTCGGTGTTAGACAATAAAGCAACAACCACATCCCATGGTAAGGCTTCATCTTTTAAAAGAAgtgggaagaagaaaatggctTCCCTAAGTGGTTGTTTCACCTGTCATGCATTCTAG
- the LOC104777615 gene encoding uncharacterized protein LOC104777615 isoform X2: MPSESSYKVNRPAKPGGSRRDSSPDSIIFTPEYSLSLFSSASVSVDRCSSTSDVHDRDSLVSGPSLERDQRVSSSCKDLDLDKRGTGWKNSRNSRKSNKVKAWKEEFEVKKDDESQNLDSARSSFSVALRECQERRSRSEALAKKLDYQRTASLDLSNVISSSPRVVNVKRTSVSTNKSSVFPSPGTPTYLHSIQKGWSSERVPLRSNGGRSPPNAGFLPLYSGRTVPSKWEDAERWIVSPLTKDGAARTSFGASHERRPKAKSGPLGPPGFAYYSLYSPAVPMVHGGNMGCLTASSPFSAGVLPETVSSRGSTASAFPQRIDPCMARSISIHGCTEGLAPSSQDDIHESIKDAATDAQAVSRRDMATQMSPEGSIRLSPERQCSFSPSSPSARPVSELLNGHSNQAEVKDLQVDEKVTVTRWSKTHRGLYHGNSSKMRDHLNGKARDPQGLTCVKTAEASIISWENLQKAKAEAAIRKLEMNLEKKRSSSMEKIMRKVKSAEKKAEEMRRSVLDNKATTTSHGKASSFKRSGKKKMASLSGCFTCHAF, translated from the exons ATGCCGTCGGAGTCATCATACAAAGTCAACCGTCCGGCGAAACCCGGAGGATCTCGACGAGACTCAAGCCCCGACTCTATAATCTTCACACCGGAATATAGTCTCAGTCTCTTCTCCTCCGCTTCCGTTAGCGTCGATCGTTGCTCTTCCACCTCCGACGTTCACGACCGTGACTCTCTCGTCTCCGGTCCTTCTCTG GAGCGAGATCAGAGGGTAAGTTCGAGCTGTAAAGATCTAGATCTAGACAAGCGTGGAACAGGGTGGAAGAATAGTCGTAACTCTAGAAAATCAAATAAAGTGAAAG CTTGGAAAGAGGAGTTTGAGGttaaaaaagatgatgaaagcCAGAATCTTGATTCAGCTAGGAGTTCTTTCTCTGTAGCTCTTAGAG AATGtcaggaacgaagatccagaTCTGAAGCGCTGGCGAAAAAGCTAGATTACCAAAGGACTGCTTCATTGGATCTTAGTAATGTAATCTCTTCGTCTCCAAGAGTGGTAAATGTTAAGAGAACTTCAGTTTCAACTAATAAATCCAGTGTGTTTCCTAGCCCTGGAACTCCTACTTATCTGCATAGTATACAAAAGGGTTGGAGCTCAGAGCGGGTACCTTTACGCTCAAACGGGGGAAGAAGTCCGCCCAATGCTGGTTTTTTGCCTTTATATAGTGGTAGAACAGTTCCTTCTAAATGGGAAGATGCAGAGAGATGGATAGTTAGTCCTCTTACTAAGGACGGAGCTGCCCGAACTTCATTTGGAGCATCACATGAAAGGCGACCTAAAGCCAAAAGTGGTCCATTAGGACCTCCGGGATTTGCATATTATTCATTGTATTCTCCTGCGGTTCCTATGGTTCATGGTGGGAACATGGGCTGCTTAACGGCAAGCTCTCCATTTTCAGCTGGTGTGTTGCCAGAAACTGTCTCTTCTAGGGGTTCTACTGCATCAGCCTTTCCTCAACGAATCGATCCTTGCATGGCTAGATCGATTAGCATTCATGGCTGCACTGAAGGACTTGCACCATCATCCCAAG ATGACATCCATGAAAGTATAAAGGATGCAGCTACTGATGCTCAAGCTGTCTCGAGAAGGGATATGGCGACCCAGATGAGTCCTGAGGGAAGCATCCGCTTATCACCTGAGAGACAGTGTTCATTCTCTCCCTCCTCTCCATCAGCACGACCTGTTTCGGAACTACTGAATGGTCATTCCAACCAAGCAGAAGTCAAGGACTTACAGGTTGATGAGAAGGTAACCGTAACTCGCTGGTCAAAGACGCACAGAGGTCTATACCATGGAAATAGCTCAAAAATGCGAGACCACTTAAATGGCAAAGCTAGGGATCCTCAAGGTCTGACATG TGTGAAGACCGCGGAAGCCAGCATCATATCTTGGGAAAATTTGCAGAAAGCTAAAGCCGAGGCCGCAATAAGAAAGCTAGAG atgaatttggaaaagaaaagatcGTCGTCAATGGAAAAAATAATGAGAAAAGTGAAATCAGCAGAGAAGAAAGCAGAGGAGATGAGGAGGTCGGTGTTAGACAATAAAGCAACAACCACATCCCATGGTAAGGCTTCATCTTTTAAAAGAAgtgggaagaagaaaatggctTCCCTAAGTGGTTGTTTCACCTGTCATGCATTCTAG